In the genome of Chryseobacterium sp. 52, the window ACAGCTTGTCATTGACGATTGTCATTCCGCTTACGGCAACGTGAAAATCTTTTTTCACAGTTCCTGTAGCAGCATCTACCAGAAAAAGACTGGAAGGAATATTGTAATAATCTCCTCTGGAACTCACATACAGGTCTCCGTAATTATCTTTCTGAAGACGATGAAGATTAATCGCCACATCAATTTTCTTGGTTTGTGTAAAAGTGTTTAAGTTTATGACTGAAACCGTTTTGTCATAATTCGGGAACATATATCCTCCGGAATTGGCTACAAACAGCTGATCTCCTATAATTTCTATCTCTTCCGGCTGATATCCTACCACCGCTTCTCTTTGAATAGTAAGCGATGCTGTATCAATCTCTACTACTTTTCCCGGTGGAGAGTTTGGATTCAGTTCAACAGGTCCGGCATAGCTGCTGGCGTATACTTTATTTCCTTTAAAAGACATATACCGGCAATTCTGCAGCTGTATGGTTTTGATACGTTTTGCCGTTTTAGCATCCAGTACTTCAATTTTATTGGAAACGTTTACGATCACGTACATTTTGCTTCCATAGATCATGATATCATTTCCTACATCTCCAAGCTCCTTAACTACGTTCGGATTGATTTCAGCATAAATATTCCGATGGTAGGTTCCGGTAGCATAATCAAAATAATCGAGGGTACATTTGTTGCTGCCCATATTTCCTTCATTCAGAAGATAGAATCCTTTGATAGGCGTATCTTCTCCGGTACTTACCTCGTCTTTTTCTGAGGGAACCACATAGTCATCTGTCCGGCAGGAGAAAAGAAAGAGAATCGTAAAAGCCAGCAGGCAAAAGTTTAGTTTTTTCATAATGTAAAGCTTACAATGAGTTTAAAATTTCTTCCGGGCATCGGATAATTCTTTACCACGTCATAATTTTGATCGAGGATATTATTGACTTCAAAACTGGCTTTGAACTGATGAGAATCCCAGTTGAATTTTTTCTGAATAGATAAATCATGGGTATACCACGGCTGAAGATAATTGATCTGGATATTATTAAGCTGTGCATCATAACGTTCTCCGGTATACATAAAACTGTAATTGAAGCTCCAGTCTTTATAATCTGCCATCATGGTAAAGGTCAGGGCATGCCATGGTACATAAGAGATCTGGTCTGCGTAATAATCTTCTTTTTTATCGGTGTAGTCACCCGCTCTCTGATAGGTATAGCTTACCAGAGGTTTTAGTTTTATTTTATGAATATCAAATTCAGCCTGAACATTAACATCTGCGCCTATAATCCTTACATCGCCCAGATTCGTCATCATCCATCTGAAAAGATTGGTCGTAGGAACGGCAATGATTTTATTCTCCACTTCATTGTAGTAGCCGTCAACTTTCACATAAATCCCTTTAAAGAACTGATGGTCGTAGAGTTTCTGATAGGTAAAACCAACATCATACTGGCTGGTATATTCCGGTTTCAGCATCACATTCCCGATCATAGTGTAATACAGATCATTGAATGTAGGCATCCTGAAAATCCTTTTGTAAAAAGCGCGAACCGTAAAATCTTTTGAATCAAATGGCTGGTAACTCAGAAATGCAGATGGTGTCCATTCCGTTTTATTTGGAGATTTGGCATTCATTTTTACATTCTCGTTTACAAATGTTCCAAGAACGCTTCCCAAAAATTTAAATTTATTCCACTGATAGGTTGTAGCAAAAGCAAGAAGTGAGGTATAGCGGGTAGGATAAGAGAAATTTGTCAGGCTTGCATTCAGATTATTATACTGAAAATCATAGCTCGCACTTACATCCCAGTCTTTATTAATGGAATAAACATTGGATGTAGAAAAATAAAGTTCCCTCTGAACATAAGAATTATCTATCGGAAGAACTGTTGTGGCAACATTGACGGTATCTAAAAACCGGGTGTAGTCATAGGCGAATTTCGCTTTAACCTGGGTTTCAAATTTTGGAAACAGCTTTTTTCTGAAATTAGCCTGAACAAAATAATTTTCATCCAGCATCTGCTGCCCTTTAGGCCCAAACCCATTGTTGACAATAGCTGTGGGAATTCCCCGATCCGAAATATAACCGTAGCCCCGCACATTCCAGCTTCCGTCATTGATCAACCCGTGAAGACTGGTTTCAAAACGTTTAGCCCGGATATAAGAATCATATCTTCTGGCAATGGTATCGTACGCAACAGATCCGTCGGAATTTTTCTTTTGGTATTTATATTTATACAATCCATCACTTTGTACAAACTCTGAGCTGACACTTGCCGAAACCTTATCGGACAGCTTCTGTTCCAGACGGAATGAAGGATTGAATAAACTGATGGAGCCTAATTTTAATTTAACCGTTAAGTTCGTTTTCTGATCTCCTTTAAAAACAGGTGTTTTGGGCTGAAGATAAATAGATCCCGAAGATCCGAAGTCTTTCGCCGGCTGGAAAATTTCACTTTTCTGCCCATTGTATAAAGAAATAGATTCAATATCATCCAATGAGAACTTTCCAAGATCCACAATCCCGTTCTGGACATTGCCAAGCTGAATACCATCATAGAAAACACCCACATGCTGGCTTCCCATACTTCGGATATTCACTGTTTTCAGGCCGCCCATTCCTCCGTAATCTTTAATCTGCACTCCTGAAAAATACCTTAAAGCATCAGCGACCGACTGACTGTTCAGTCTTTCCAGCTGTTCCCCTGAAAGTATCTGAGCAGGAATAATTTCTTTAAAATCTTTTTTATAAATATGGATCGGAAGAATCGTTTTCTCCCGGATACTGTCTCTGGATTGTGAGAAAATAAGTTGAGATGCTGCCACAAATAATGTGATAACACTTTTTTGAAACTGTGAAGCAGTGAGTAGTTTTTTAACCATTAGCTCATTTAGAATAATATTGACGCTAATGGATATAAGATAGCAAAGACAAAGCACAGCTGTTACTGCACAGAATCATTGTTGTCCTAAGCTTTATTCCACGAAAGCATCAAACGTTCATCCTCCGGCAGGTCTTCTGACTTACTCCATTTTTGAAATCCTTCCCATTAAAAAAACAGTGGATATAATCTTCAAAAATTTTGATATGGAGCTTACAGCAGCGGGTCTGTTCCGGATTTTCACCGGATTCCCTTTTAAGTGCTTTTTACAGCGCACCAGATTTCGGCAAAGATAGAAAATTCCTGATAGAATCAAAATTGATTTAACAAAATGATTATCAACAACAAAACCGGCGACTTTGAAAATCTCAGTCGCCGGTTTTATGCATCATGAATATGTTATAATTTACTCTTGAAAATCAGAATACCTTATTATTTTACATCTATTCTGAACAAATTCATGAACACAATCTTTTAAAATCAAATTCCAAAATTGAGAAAAATACTGAATCTAGATTTTGCTTCAATATCACCTCCCGCCAGATTGGAATAAGCCGGAAGCATGACTTCACCTCCCAAACTGAACTTTTTATACGAGGCTTCAAAACCCAGTTTTCCGTATAAAGCACTTCCCGCTGTATTGGGAAGCACTTCATCAAACTGCTTATTTTTATCATACACTTCACCCTGAAGTCCCGCCTTGGCAGAAAAGATTGTTTTTTCATTTCCTGAAATCTGATAAAAGCCTGTCGCAGCGTAATTCCATTGGTTTCCAAAACGGTATTGCTTTTTATTCTCTGTTTTCACCGTATAATCTGTATTTACCAGTACAGCCAATTTATTTTTTTGAAATTTATAGTTCAAAGCTGCCTGGTAGTCCCAGCTTCCCGTTCCCAGCTGAAAACTTGGATTGACACCGGAAGCTCCTTTTACATCAAATTTCCCCAAAGGGACTTTCACTCCCAAACCACCATTCAACTGATGAAAACTATCTTCAGAATTAATGATTCTGTAAATGCCCATCAGATTCAAATCTCCGATACCGTTAATATTGACATCGCCCTGCATTGTTTTTTTCTCATGAAACTGAAAGGGAAGGCTAGCGTATACACTTAACTTTTTAGTTAAAGGAATTTTACCCCAAACCTGTAAGGTATTAAAATACTGATCCTGCGTAAGGTCTTTGACAAAAAGGTTTTCCTTTGCTTTATAATGCTGGGCAAAGTATTTGATTCCTATAAACTGAGGATTTAACAGGGATTCAAAGCCTGATGAGCCATTCCCTGCCGCACATCCACAGGCATCACAGTCATCATCAAAAAATAAAGTACGGTTTTCTTCATCTCTTGGTATGTACAAACTGTCATTTATATTTTTAGCCTGATGTATATTGAATAAAAGCAGGCTTATTCCTGCAAAAAATATCTTCTTCATTTTAATTTATTTTACTCTGAAAATTTTGAATCCGTTATAAAACTTTTATCGCT includes:
- a CDS encoding transporter; translation: MKKIFFAGISLLLFNIHQAKNINDSLYIPRDEENRTLFFDDDCDACGCAAGNGSSGFESLLNPQFIGIKYFAQHYKAKENLFVKDLTQDQYFNTLQVWGKIPLTKKLSVYASLPFQFHEKKTMQGDVNINGIGDLNLMGIYRIINSEDSFHQLNGGLGVKVPLGKFDVKGASGVNPSFQLGTGSWDYQAALNYKFQKNKLAVLVNTDYTVKTENKKQYRFGNQWNYAATGFYQISGNEKTIFSAKAGLQGEVYDKNKQFDEVLPNTAGSALYGKLGFEASYKKFSLGGEVMLPAYSNLAGGDIEAKSRFSIFLNFGI
- a CDS encoding YncE family protein — its product is MKKLNFCLLAFTILFLFSCRTDDYVVPSEKDEVSTGEDTPIKGFYLLNEGNMGSNKCTLDYFDYATGTYHRNIYAEINPNVVKELGDVGNDIMIYGSKMYVIVNVSNKIEVLDAKTAKRIKTIQLQNCRYMSFKGNKVYASSYAGPVELNPNSPPGKVVEIDTASLTIQREAVVGYQPEEIEIIGDQLFVANSGGYMFPNYDKTVSVINLNTFTQTKKIDVAINLHRLQKDNYGDLYVSSRGDYYNIPSSLFLVDAATGTVKKDFHVAVSGMTIVNDKLYYYGNEFNYNTHTYNKTFGIIDVKTEQVIATKIIDQQYVDEIKAPYGIAVNPYTEDVYITDARNYVTTGYVYCFDKNGKFRWKTEGGNIPAHFTFLYK
- a CDS encoding TonB-dependent receptor plug domain-containing protein codes for the protein MVKKLLTASQFQKSVITLFVAASQLIFSQSRDSIREKTILPIHIYKKDFKEIIPAQILSGEQLERLNSQSVADALRYFSGVQIKDYGGMGGLKTVNIRSMGSQHVGVFYDGIQLGNVQNGIVDLGKFSLDDIESISLYNGQKSEIFQPAKDFGSSGSIYLQPKTPVFKGDQKTNLTVKLKLGSISLFNPSFRLEQKLSDKVSASVSSEFVQSDGLYKYKYQKKNSDGSVAYDTIARRYDSYIRAKRFETSLHGLINDGSWNVRGYGYISDRGIPTAIVNNGFGPKGQQMLDENYFVQANFRKKLFPKFETQVKAKFAYDYTRFLDTVNVATTVLPIDNSYVQRELYFSTSNVYSINKDWDVSASYDFQYNNLNASLTNFSYPTRYTSLLAFATTYQWNKFKFLGSVLGTFVNENVKMNAKSPNKTEWTPSAFLSYQPFDSKDFTVRAFYKRIFRMPTFNDLYYTMIGNVMLKPEYTSQYDVGFTYQKLYDHQFFKGIYVKVDGYYNEVENKIIAVPTTNLFRWMMTNLGDVRIIGADVNVQAEFDIHKIKLKPLVSYTYQRAGDYTDKKEDYYADQISYVPWHALTFTMMADYKDWSFNYSFMYTGERYDAQLNNIQINYLQPWYTHDLSIQKKFNWDSHQFKASFEVNNILDQNYDVVKNYPMPGRNFKLIVSFTL